CTCTGACAGCGTCCTTGGTCATTGGCCGTGCTCGACAGGTGGCTTATCGGATGGCACCAGGTTGGCTTGGTGGAAGGCCGTTGGAACATGCACCAGGCTTCTACGGCGTTAGTCCTCCTCCCGTGGCACATCCCCCAGTTTTTGGCTACCAGACGGGCTGGGCTCGGTTGCTTGGCTGCCGGTGACGGTCGAAAGCGAGCAGGCCACCCGGAGACGACTCCTCCCCCTGATGCTGCGACCAGCGAGGTCTTTGAACCTGagcagcaagcaagcaagcaacgCGGTGGACCATGGGACATGTCGGCTAGCTTTCCGGCCGCGAGCCCGGTTGGAGACGGTCGCTTTCTGGGTGACAAACAGCGCGAGCGCGCGCACGACTCTCACCGCGGCCTTTCCGGAAATGGGGAGGGCCTAGTCGATAGGAGACTGACAAACAGAGGCGATGATTGGTGGTCTGAGTCAGGACTTGGTCGTTGGCGTCTTTTAGGCCGACCTAGGACGCTCTTTCACCTTCTTAATCTAGAACAGTGGTGGCACCATCAAGCCTATTCCCCGCCTCCTGGTCACCCTGGAAATTGGAATTGCTCACCCGCCTGCCCATTGGTTTCCCACAGGCCACTACGGCTGGGCAGCCTTTGATTCCTGTACGGATACCTAGCAAAATGTCGACATTCGGGCTACATTGGATGAAATCCCGGGGCGCTCCCTGAACGCATAGGCTAGAAGAGACAGCAATAAGGCGAACTTGCAGTATCCATCGGCCATCTGTACCCACAGACTCAAGCAAAGGACGAACCGTCGCCTCGCATCCAGCTTCGATGGCTGAACCAAACCTCCCATCCGACATCGAaaggaaccccccccccccactctCGGTCGAATTGCCAGCCAGCGCCCGCTCCGAACAGTGGGAGCTATCTGTGAATGGCCCCTCCAATTCGTCCATCAGACGCCCGGACAGCAGCCTGACTTCTGGCTGTCTCTCAACAGTCATTGGCCATGTAACACTTCCTTTActgcctcccccccttttccctaCGCACAGCTCCACGGACCTAAGCTCGGTTCTTTCTCGCTGGCAGTTGCCGtgaagtcggcggcggccctctTATCATTCACTGCGAAAACGAGAGAGCGCCCAAAGGACAGGATACGGGCTTGTTCTACCACCCATGTGCTACCCTCGCTTTCCCTGTTGAGGAAATTACGCGAAGGAACTTTTGCCTGCAGCTTTCACCACACGGGGGAACCTGGCGACCGGTCGACCAATGCCCGTCCAACAACGAGAAACTACAGAGTAGGCCTCGTCGAAAAGAGCGGGAGCAGCCCTACACTCCGTTCACTTCACTCACCTCGCACCTCAACTCTGAAGcagccaggccaggccaggaCAAGACAGACAGGACGAACGAacgagcgagcgagcgagtgggttgagagagaggaacggctcccccatccccatccccataTCTCTCGcgctctctcccccctctaCCTCTCTTTACCCTCTCTGCTGCAGCCCGCACGCAGCACAACACGCACGAGACAAGACTGCTTTGCCGTCCGCCAGCCAGTTCGGTCCAgttctctccctcccttttttccctctctccgGTGTGTGGTCCCATCTTGTCCCAATCCGACCGGTCTGTTGCTCCCGGCCTGACCTAACCTGGGCGTGTGTGCGAGTGTGTCAGTCAAGCAAACCGACGGGTTCTCCAGCCGGTCTTTAATATTTTCGAACCCATCCGTTACCCATACTGAACCATGACGCTTTCTCCTCTGCCGCTCTATTTTTAACCTTGGCAGCCAGAGCAAGAGCCAGACCTCTCTCTTTTTAAGTGGCGACGATCATGGGCACTTTTGTTCCGTCCCCTCCCACGCTCTCGTCTTTCATTTGAAGGCCCGGTGgcaccccccctccatctGACGGGCAATTGATGCTTGCCACCAGGGCAGCAACGTGCTGGGCTTCTTGGATGAATCGCattcgacgacgacacgaGGCACCTGTCCTACCGAGGAGCTTTGACTCGTCCGAGTCTTGACATCTACCCAGCGGTCCGAATCACGGCTCCGTCGGGCTACGCCGAGCGCGGCCGACATGTTCAATCATTCTGGGGACAAGTCCCGCGGCGTTCCCTCTGGGTCAGGATACAGCGACAACAGCAACAGTCAGTTTGACCATCACCATGGCCTATCTCTCAACACGTCAAGTCAACCATATCCCAGGTTTGGCATGCCCCAGAACTTTGGTACTTCTTCGACATGTCCTCCACAACAAGAACCCGTTCGGAGAGACTtcgactcgtcgtcgtcgtcgtccatggacTGGACCTCTCCTGGCGGCGTACAACAAACGCGCTTTAACGTCCGATCCTCCATGAGCCACGcaccgcagcagcagcagcagcagcagcagcagaatGATGGCATGGAACTTGACGAACTCAACTCCCCCCCCGCCGGAGTCTCCAATTTGATCGCGCGCTTTGAGGGGATtcgcgccgcgccgccaagCAGTAACAGGGTCATGAGTTCAGGCAATTCGGGTGCGagcccatcatcggcgcaattcggcggcggtggcatcGGCACCAACAACCTGCACAACAACATGCACAGCAACAGCACAGCAAACATTAGTTCTCCCGCCATGAGTAGAATCACCAGTCCGGTCACTCATAGCCCGGCCGCACCCAATTTTTTTCGTGCCCCGGAGTCATATCGTCCTCCAGTGCCCAGGAGTACCAAGCCGGTCATGGGGCGCGCCCCCTCCAACATTCCATTATTCACGCCAGACTCGAGATTTGGCGATGGGAACAGTCGTGCTGGTGGTTCCTCCACACCCGCCCCACCACCACAGGTTCATCATCAGTCTCAACCATCTGCCGACTTTAGTCAACTAGATCCTTTCATCAATTCATCAGCCAAGACGTTTGCTTCTCAGTCAAACACTTACAATTTGTCGATGAGCGACTTTAATAACACGACGACAAGCAAGAACTTCGCTTCCCAGTCGAACACATCCTTCAACCCGCCTATGAACTCGTTCAACACTTCAACCAAGGGTTTCAACTCTCAGCCCAACAACGTTTTTGACCAATCGACCAACAACACCTTCAGCCCGACGAACACTTATAGCTCCCCCACGAACGCTTTCAGTCCACCACCAAATGCAAATACGTTTAGCCCGCCGCCGAATTCGAATGCCTTTAGCCCGCCGCCTGCAGCTTTCAGCCCGGCACCTACACCGTTCAGCCCGGCAACGTCGACCTTTAGCCCGGCACCGACACCGGCTCCGAGCCTGATTCCTGGTACTCCGAGTGGGATGCAGACACCCTTCGGCCCTCCGCCCCCCACATCGTTCCCGGTAGGCCGTTTCTTTCTTTCGTTCTTTTTGTTCTTTTTGTTTCGCGTGACCTCGAGGAACGACTTCAGTCTAACAGGCTTGTAGGGCCACGCTCGAGCACCCAGCATGGCACCCAGCGTGGCACCGACGCCAAAGTCCGCCATGGGTAGTCGGCCGTCACGGGAACAGGTTCCTGCCGAGGCATGGGAGTCCTTCAAGCTGACCATTAGGCACTTGTATCTGGAAGAGCGGCGGCCGCTGAAAGAGGTCATGCAAATCATGGCCGATCAATATGGGTTTCAAGCAACGTAAGTTTGCCTGCCTGGTCTTTGCCACCCGGACGTACCGTCTCACAGTCGCAGGCCGAAGATGTATAAGACGAGATTCTCGCAGTGGGGATTTGTCAAGAATAACACCGAGGACGAAGTGAAGAGGCTGTTGTCGATGAAGTTCCAGCGCGATGCGGAAGGCAAGGTGTCGGAGTTTGTGCGGAACGGCAGGGTGGTCAACCTGGGCACGTATCTCAAGAGGAAAGGTGTGACCGAGTACGATCTCGTCGACTTTGAAACGCCAGCTCAACTTCCGTCCTACGTGCGATGTCGCACCccgacaccgccgcccgctccGGGCTATCTGCGATCACCAGACCTGATCCGAGCGCAGGAGACGATTGTTGGCAACATGAGGAAGGCGCTTCTGCACTGCCGCCAGTTCGAGGTGGAAACTGACAGGCAGGTCGGATGGACGTCGATTATGCTCTGGGGCGCCGGGTCGAGCGACATgttcgccgacgccaacaaGAAGTTCGAGATGGGCGAGCACGACGCGGGCGGGCATCTACTGATGAGGGCCTTCAAGCGACTGGAGATGGACCTCAAGCAGCTGTCGCCCCAAGGCAtcaaggagctgctgctggggaTGGTGCATCGCGACGCGGGCATGATGACGGCCATGTGCAAGTACCTGGCGGCCTACTCGACGACCAACTTCGAACGGTCTCATCCCCTGCGACAGACCTTTTCCGCCCTGTACGAGGTGCAACAGAAGCACGGGCCGATCACGCTCTCGGAGCTGGTCTGGGGTTGCATCCCCACCATCGCTGAagagctcgaggccatctACGGACGGCGCCACCCGTACGTTGCGCGGACGTGGATCGACCTGGCCATCTTCTACAACCACGCCAACCCCGAACGACTCGAGAAGCTGCTCATGGAGCTCCAGCCGCTGCGCAGAGAGATCGCGGGCCGTCACGGGCAGGGCAGCGCGGACGACCTTGCGTTGCGGTACGCCGTGGTGCAGCTGATGCAGGCAGCCTGGCCCAACGGCGACAACACGAGGTCGGAGGCGCTGGATCTgtgggcggcgatgaggagcGCCGGGCTCGTCTTCCCCGTGCGAGGGGCGGAACACAACACGTTCTGCTATCACAGTCCGCTCAAGGTGGACCCGTGGGACAGACGATGCAGAGACCGGTACGACGTCGGAACCCAGTTCTTCCAGCAGCATTGCGGCATCAAGGTGCTGCCGTACTTCGAAGAGGACATGCACTACACGGAACACGCCCCCGACTCTCACTCGGCGCTGGCAGCAGCTCTGGGACACATGGCGCCGTCCAAGTTTTCGCTCATCTGATGAATGCGTAAACGCAAACAGATTTTACTTGACGACGGTCACTTTGATTCGTCCGCTACGGCCCAACGCACGACGGCAGTCCCAACGCACGACGGAGACGTcgcaaacacacacacacacacacacacacacacacacaaactATACGAGTCACAGACAAGTGACATTTCCGCAACCCCTTTTCTAATTTTATTGGTTCAAGATGATGGATGCTAGGTAGGATGCGACGGTCGCACAACGACAAACGAGAGGCGATTGCCCCGGGCTTGTCAGGATGGGGCTGTCAACGACACCTTGGAACGGTCAAAGATGAGGGATTCTGGATAATTCAGGCGTATTGGGATCAGGGCATAAACGTCATGGACTTGTATGCCATGGCCGGCGTATTGGGGAGGGGGCATTTCCGATTCCACCACACACAGCGAGCACACGTTTTCATGGAATGACACATTGTACAATAGCATTTGGGAGAGGAGCAGAGGATGAAAACCTGATACCACGATAccagagggagaagggaggaCGACTGTAGGCCAACGGCAGcaaaagaggagagagagagagagagagagagagagagagagagagagagagagagagagagagagagagagagagagagagagagagagagagagagagagagagagagagagagagagagagacagagagacagagagaaatGGAGAGGCGATGATGAAACGGTTTCACACAGAAACAGCGACGGATTTCCCGATGTGATGAATCCTGCGCGGCGCGCGTGACAGATGTGGGCGTCGATAGGTGGTGATGAGGTGTGGTGAGATGAAGACACGGAGAAATTGTGGAGTGGGATGGACGGCGCCAAACCGAATGGGAGGGGATGAGAAACCAGCCAGCCGAGCCGAATGCCCTGAACAGGCAGATCGACACGGCCTTGGGCCACGGATACGGGAGCCGAGGTGAACGCGAGGAAGCGGAGCGatggaagggggaagggagaaggggaaatctgttggaggaggggacggACCGACCTGGGACATGACGCGATGAAGGAGAAGTTCCCACTTGGCTCGCCTCGTTTCGGCGGATTCCCGTCTTCTTCAAGTCAATCGCGTAAGAATGCGGATACAGCAGAGTACAGATGCATATTTTCACGCTTGCAGTTGCagatgcggcggcgggtgtgGGCGACCAGGCGAAGTGGGATTGGTGAACTCTTGGTGGATGACTGATGAGCCGAAGGTCCCCACGCATCGCATGTCGCCtattttttttattttgGCCGCTGGGCCGTCAACTCGGGTTCGGCTTGCTCCGGGGTGGTTGGtgaagggaagggagaggggagggagggggaggggaaggggggatgTCCGGCTCCGAAGGGATCCGGAACGGACGTCTCTCCGACCGGGGGCCAGGGGGTAGAGGGTTCCGTGCGCGTTTGTTGAGAAATTTGCATCATGGTGGATGATATGGCGAACAGAGGTGGGTGTCTGCCGGTGAATCTGGTCCTCGCAACCGGGCCGGGCTTCACTgtgggagggagagagagagagagacaccATCCGTACAGAGTACGCGGtagagggaaaggggggagagagagacaactGCATGGGTGGTCTTTTCCGCGCGTATCATGGCATATCCGCCAAGGCGGGATATCCGGAAACTCCGCGGCGCGCCTTACaatgccgtcggcgtccgcAAACCGCAAATGGGAGAAGGTTGGCCAGACTCTCAGTGGGCTCTTTTCAGCTCGCGCGATTCCTCACGACCCACCGAGGGAAGATGAGAAAGTGTGGTCTGGCTatgaaaaggggggggggggggggggggggggggctgtaCTGGGTGGGAAAAGCCCCTCCACTAAACAAACAATGGACACGCTTGTTGGAAGCAGGAATGATGAATTGCTTGTTATGCAAATGAACATACATGGATGGGGTGGGATTGATTTGTTTCCCCCTGTTGCTCCTCCTCGTTGGTTCGGGCTGATGTTCTGCCGTTTAATGTTGTTTTTTGACATGtgcttttccccccttccctccaTTGCTTGGCTGGTTGATGTCTCTGTCCCTGTTTCTTCCAGGTGCGTCTTTGTGCGCTCTTCTTTTCAGTCAGTCGGGCAGTCTTTGTTCTGGTCGGTGTCATCTTGGTGGTGGGACCCTCGACTCGAAAGAGGGTGACAGTCTACGCGGCTGTGCCAGACGGACAGACAGACCGGGAACATCCGTGCTGgcttgggggggggctggCGGCTGTTATTTGTCGACTTCTTTTGAGGGAGTTTTTTTTTGGCAGCGCGGAAACGCTTGATTTGAGCATGGGCCAGTGCTACATGGACAGGCTCCTTAGGGCAGACGGTGCCAGAGGATGGCACTGGCGTTAGACGCGCCTGGGATGGCGAGATGCGGGACGGatatatgtgtgtgtgtgtgtgtgtgtgttggcGCGTGGCTGATGTCCTGTTGGATTGAGAGGTGGCTATCCTCTCTGATCACTACGGCGCGGGTTCGTATGTAAGATGTCGGAGAGACTTCGTGGGCTGAAGCTCACGGGGCAGTAGCAGGTTTCCTCGCGCGGACTGGTTCATCACTTGGCGAGAGACGCAAGGCAACATGTCGAGccagaggagaggagaggccTGAGGTCCGAGACCTGAGGCAGTGGGATATTGCGGAGAATATTGGatcccctctcttcctcttcttttttaTTTGTCTTTTTcttattttttttttgttattttattattatttcTCTTGCTTGAATACGTTGGTTCTATTAAGtttgctttctttctttgGCCTTGATATAGTTGGGTTTCGGGATGGACAGACGTCCAATGAGATTTAACCGGGGGAGGGAAAAGGTGAGTTGGGTATGCGTGAGGTGTGATTGTTTGGATGACGTTTCCGGATTAGCCGCCTTCTCGGGGcaggaaagagagaagaagggggtCCTTCGTGCTTGACACCGGTCAGGTCAGCCTAGGGCTGAGGCGGAGGCTGGAGCATGCTACTCGATTGACGGTCTTGAGGAGGACCATTTTGCGGTTTTGGATGAAGTGTTTTCCTGGCGGATGTCGTTGTGTGTCAGTGAGAGCCTCAGTGAGATCATCGGTGAGAACATCAGTGAGAACATCAGTGAGAACATCAGTGAGAACATCAGTGAGAACATCAGTGAGAACATCGGCTGAAAACTTCAGGAGGCTGACAAGGCGAGCAAGGGAATCCATACGGCCTTGTTGGTCACGTCGCAGTTCCCGGGTTACGACGACGCTCAACCAGACGCGACTCGTGAGCTGTGCGTCTGCGACGTGGGCTGCCTCCAAAAGTCTACTCTGCGCATGCAGCGGCCTCTCAAAGGGGGGGTGCGGGAATGGGATGGTTGTGCGAGCGCCACCATCTCAGCCCTCGTCTCAGCCCTCATTCCGATTATCCGGCCACAATGCCACAGTACTCTAAAGTAAGGCGTCCTTTACATGAGGTGGCTTTCCTTCAACCACTTGCCACAGCCCAGGAGCAAtgtcgtggcggcggcggcccaggAAGGGCGAGTCGAGACGGGGGCTGAGGCTTGGGCGTGACAGCTGCCAGTTTTGCCGCCCGGCGAACATGTGCGAGAGTTCCCATTGATCGACTGTTTCGGCAAAGTCTCTCTCGACGCCACGGACTGAAGGCagtgaagagagagaaaggaggagggggggggggggaggaagcccCCCTTCCAGAATGTCGAGAGGACGCTGTCCAGACACGACTGTTGAATAGGCAGATGCACCAAGGACCGTCAGAGAGTCAGGGCCTGACATGAAAGCAGGACGCACAACGCACTGaagggaaaaagaagagaagggactcactcccccccccccccagagTTCGACTTGGCTCTGAACCGTTTTCAGGGCCATGGGCGTGGTGGGCTGGGCGTGAGTTTCCCCAAGACACGTCGACGGGCTAGACCGCATTCTGGAAGACGACTCACTAGTCTCGCCCAAGACGAGATAAGGTTTGAGACGAGCTGCTCAAGCTCCCTTTCAGCCGCATATTTTGGCAGGTTGGGGGAAAAAGGATCTTGTCCTCTTTCGGCGTATTCCCGATTCGGAGCAGGACTACGGTGGGCTTGATGTGAGTTGGCGTTCTTGTCTCTTCGAGACTCGCTCTCTTTCccagcacacacacaaaccACCTCGCCGGGTCTGGGAGGTCGGTCACCTTTGATCACAGTAACGCTGTTTCAATGGAAGCCACGGGTCTagcggaggaggggagagagagagagagagagagagagaggctgTGAGCGGGTGCGTTGTGGAGATGACGAATCTAtcgatgatggcgtccaCCAAACGCCATGCCGGTACCGTTCGTTGCTTGTCTCGTCGTTGGTATTAATACGCCGTGGCTTCCGATCTTCTCATCGTCGACAAGATGCATTCCCCGAGGCGTTTGGTGTGT
This genomic interval from Colletotrichum higginsianum IMI 349063 chromosome 9, whole genome shotgun sequence contains the following:
- a CDS encoding N1-acetylpolyamine oxidase translates to MAPSVAPTPKSAMGSRPSREQVPAEAWESFKLTIRHLYLEERRPLKEVMQIMADQYGFQATPKMYKTRFSQWGFVKNNTEDEVKRLLSMKFQRDAEGKVSEFVRNGRVVNLGTYLKRKGVTEYDLVDFETPAQLPSYVRCRTPTPPPAPGYLRSPDLIRAQETIVGNMRKALLHCRQFEVETDRQVGWTSIMLWGAGSSDMFADANKKFEMGEHDAGGHLLMRAFKRLEMDLKQLSPQGIKELLLGMVHRDAGMMTAMCKYLAAYSTTNFERSHPLRQTFSALYEVQQKHGPITLSELVWGCIPTIAEELEAIYGRRHPYVARTWIDLAIFYNHANPERLEKLLMELQPLRREIAGRHGQGSADDLALRYAVVQLMQAAWPNGDNTRSEALDLWAAMRSAGLVFPVRGAEHNTFCYHSPLKVDPWDRRCRDRYDVGTQFFQQHCGIKVLPYFEEDMHYTEHAPDSHSALAAALGHMAPSKFSLI